A window of Candidatus Vicinibacter proximus contains these coding sequences:
- a CDS encoding T9SS type A sorting domain-containing protein, giving the protein MSNNKIILIIVTYFSFTFSSICQQYDFNWISGYLILPKRDSVIGHSITQFNSASGNPEFRFDKLKNINLVSGNSVCISSQNGVFQFSFNGFEIEDANGQKVPLSDSICYLLGDCYAFLQQSLILPTPGRHNEFYIINIHDYDIVYNSIPELVGGNISYSKILIQNPDHIIVDRFAQVIKKDTFEAQKIIGCKHANGRDWWILIPMPFINSYYKLLLTPNGIISYGEQITNQLDRIYGLGIAFFSPNGEYYCNVYTNRDGDYPISFLDFYLFNRCTGILSNHQRKIFSDRGYIPNSENEPFVYSSGAFSPDNKVLYVCENDSIMQYSVSKNGILGEKILIDVYDNYRSRISTTSSYPTYFNQLQLAPDGRIYGTTNYLPTRELHVINSPNRSGKDCNFKQHHIKLPSRKFQIPNFPNYRLGPIDGSDCDTLGIDNIPWAWWRYDQDTTRYRCFEFVDLSAYIPDESEPEWYWDLGDGTQSRDTSPIHCFEKDGIYEVCLIIKNKYGADTLCRTLNVGTLATNDKGKIVIKTDIFPNPASDHFVLNIHDYLPESMYIHLINSQGQTVLSERVYQGSNVIDTEQLPAGLYSVVLYERGVVMKTEKIVIIR; this is encoded by the coding sequence ATGTCTAATAACAAAATTATTTTAATAATAGTAACTTACTTCTCATTTACATTTTCAAGTATCTGCCAGCAATATGATTTTAATTGGATATCCGGGTACTTAATATTACCTAAAAGAGATTCTGTGATAGGACATAGTATCACCCAATTTAATTCTGCCTCTGGAAATCCAGAATTTAGATTTGATAAATTAAAAAATATTAATTTAGTAAGTGGAAACTCAGTTTGTATTTCTAGCCAAAATGGTGTATTTCAATTTTCATTCAATGGTTTTGAAATAGAGGATGCAAATGGACAAAAAGTACCCTTATCTGACAGCATTTGTTATTTGCTCGGTGATTGTTATGCTTTTCTGCAGCAAAGTTTGATATTACCAACACCGGGCAGACACAATGAATTTTATATTATTAATATACACGATTACGACATAGTCTACAATTCCATTCCTGAATTGGTTGGAGGAAATATCAGCTACTCAAAAATATTGATTCAAAATCCCGATCATATTATCGTGGACAGATTTGCTCAAGTAATTAAAAAAGATACTTTTGAAGCTCAAAAAATAATTGGATGCAAACATGCCAATGGAAGAGATTGGTGGATATTAATTCCAATGCCCTTTATTAACTCATATTATAAATTACTTTTGACTCCCAATGGAATCATTTCTTACGGTGAACAAATAACAAACCAATTAGATAGAATTTATGGTTTAGGAATTGCCTTTTTTTCACCAAATGGAGAATATTATTGCAATGTATATACAAACAGAGATGGAGATTATCCTATTTCATTTTTAGACTTTTACCTTTTTAACCGTTGCACAGGAATATTATCCAATCACCAACGAAAGATTTTTTCAGACCGAGGTTACATTCCAAATTCGGAAAACGAACCTTTTGTTTATAGTAGTGGTGCTTTTTCACCTGATAATAAAGTCCTGTATGTTTGTGAAAACGATTCCATCATGCAATATTCTGTTTCTAAAAATGGGATTTTAGGTGAAAAAATACTTATTGATGTATATGATAATTATAGGTCAAGGATATCAACAACTAGTTCATATCCTACTTATTTCAATCAATTACAACTTGCGCCAGATGGAAGGATTTATGGTACAACTAACTACTTACCTACAAGAGAGCTTCATGTAATAAACTCTCCCAACAGATCAGGAAAAGATTGTAATTTTAAACAACACCACATAAAACTCCCTTCAAGAAAATTTCAAATACCCAATTTCCCTAATTACCGTCTCGGCCCTATCGATGGTAGCGATTGTGACACGCTCGGTATAGACAACATCCCATGGGCCTGGTGGCGCTATGATCAGGATACCACGAGATACAGATGTTTTGAGTTTGTGGATTTAAGTGCATATATTCCGGATGAATCTGAACCTGAGTGGTATTGGGATCTTGGTGATGGTACACAAAGTCGAGATACTTCTCCGATTCACTGTTTTGAGAAAGATGGAATCTATGAGGTCTGTTTAATTATTAAGAATAAGTATGGGGCAGATACTTTATGTAGGACGCTGAATGTTGGAACTTTAGCGACTAATGACAAGGGAAAAATTGTGATTAAAACTGACATTTTTCCTAATCCTGCATCTGATCACTTTGTGCTAAATATTCATGACTATCTGCCCGAAAGTATGTACATACATCTAATCAATTCACAAGGACAGACCGTCCTCAGCGAGCGCGTATATCAAGGTAGTAATGTGATCGATACGGAGCAGTTACCGGCAGGACTTTACTCGGTGGTACTTTATGAAAGAGGAGTGGTAATGAAAACGGAGAAGATTGTAATAATCAGATAA
- a CDS encoding T9SS type A sorting domain-containing protein: MKVIFIILSLTIASCTSSAQDRSFFNLTPDIGAVQGQCVFGSIECDSQYIYIVGDQVVSQDTTGGYKKVKPNLTKFDYQGNLIHSKLITEDDFTKPYVRQNYPLFKRNDSIYYYNMYNWDDTTLQYLKNYIVAINMRSGKIVKKVKVEQPVSGDIIFSTHSEMDYRSNELIYVFRHIYPRQYTTDQYIYTYNDSLEQLSRMKVKNIQRRITIRYISFEAGFYHLIGDEFEVKNNELTHKGWLIYLKVDTLGNVIRENKLITPGNIYTNGGFAYTIIKDEKDSGYYIGTNDNIDVVNDKLIPYIFHVSSELDTVYWRTRFQHPMYLKEGNASFIYRMAMLNDESGMVICGSVFTQEVNEPDYGIIFKSNLNGDSLWTRDIQPLGWDSTRAWWMKMESIRTTPYNTLIICGRVSDGREEVIKGWLLHLDSEGCLVPGCDKVVNNTDIQSGKEKAFAIYPNPSVSNHLYLLSRIGDHSIVTLELIDLSGKVLHTSHFNPQQGIQYFMEIPTDLPNGEYIFKIQGKEFQQAEKIVIIR, translated from the coding sequence ATGAAAGTAATATTTATAATTTTAAGTTTGACCATTGCATCTTGTACGAGCTCAGCTCAAGATCGATCATTCTTTAATCTGACCCCAGACATTGGAGCAGTCCAAGGGCAGTGTGTATTTGGCTCCATAGAATGCGATTCTCAATATATTTATATAGTAGGTGATCAAGTCGTCAGTCAGGATACGACAGGAGGTTATAAGAAAGTCAAGCCAAATCTCACAAAATTTGATTACCAGGGTAATCTTATTCATTCTAAGCTAATAACGGAAGATGATTTCACAAAACCCTATGTTCGGCAAAATTACCCACTCTTCAAAAGAAATGATTCTATTTATTATTATAACATGTACAACTGGGATGATACAACACTTCAGTATCTAAAAAACTATATAGTTGCCATCAATATGAGGTCAGGAAAGATTGTGAAGAAAGTTAAAGTGGAGCAACCAGTCAGTGGTGATATTATTTTTAGTACTCATTCTGAAATGGATTACCGTTCAAATGAGTTAATTTATGTATTCAGACATATATATCCCAGACAATATACTACAGACCAATATATTTATACTTACAATGACAGCCTGGAACAATTATCCAGAATGAAAGTAAAGAATATTCAAAGACGAATAACGATAAGATACATCTCATTCGAAGCAGGATTCTATCATCTCATTGGAGATGAATTTGAAGTTAAAAATAATGAATTGACACACAAAGGATGGCTCATCTACCTTAAAGTGGATACATTAGGTAATGTAATAAGAGAGAATAAACTTATTACTCCCGGTAATATTTATACAAATGGAGGGTTTGCTTATACAATAATTAAAGACGAAAAAGACAGCGGCTATTATATCGGCACCAACGATAATATTGATGTTGTAAATGACAAGTTAATACCTTATATTTTTCATGTCTCTTCGGAACTTGATACCGTCTATTGGAGGACAAGATTCCAACACCCAATGTACCTAAAAGAAGGGAATGCTTCATTTATCTATAGAATGGCTATGCTTAATGATGAATCTGGTATGGTCATTTGTGGATCCGTTTTCACTCAAGAAGTAAATGAACCAGACTATGGTATTATATTTAAGAGTAACTTAAATGGAGATAGTCTGTGGACTCGAGATATTCAACCCTTGGGCTGGGACAGTACCAGGGCCTGGTGGATGAAAATGGAGAGTATCAGAACAACACCTTATAATACACTTATAATATGCGGAAGAGTGTCGGATGGGAGGGAAGAAGTGATTAAGGGATGGCTGCTACATCTTGACTCAGAAGGCTGTCTTGTTCCGGGTTGTGATAAAGTTGTGAATAATACAGACATTCAATCTGGCAAAGAAAAAGCTTTTGCCATATACCCTAATCCATCAGTATCAAACCATTTGTATTTACTCTCAAGAATTGGAGATCACTCAATAGTCACTCTAGAATTAATTGACCTTTCTGGTAAAGTATTACATACCTCTCATTTTAATCCACAACAGGGGATCCAATATTTTATGGAAATACCAACCGACCTTCCTAATGGTGAATATATATTTAAAATTCAAGGGAAAGAGTTTCAACAAGCCGAGAAAATTGTCATTATAAGGTAA
- a CDS encoding DUF1624 domain-containing protein, translating to MKDRIESIDVLRGLAMAIMALDHVRDYFHLTANTDDPLNLNTTTVALFFTRWITHFCAPVFVFLSGTSIYLQSLRKTKKELSLFLIKRGLWLIFLEVVVVSFGWSFNPAYHGIFLQVIWAIGISMVVLGLLINLPFNAIFVLGALIVLGHNGLDYLESAEGFQAGFFWNLFHHGFFTPYFLDGDHYVLIIYAFVPWTGLMMLGYCFGKYFSSFSEPSIRRKKIFGLGILLIGLFVLLRGINQYGDPHPWSYQDDEVKSFLSFINVNKYPASLMFMSLMIGLGMMVLAWVESVKNIFTDFLKTIGRVSLFYYLVHIYLIHLLSTISFFMRGHTFAEGYNKESHFPFYFLVQGEGYGLPVVYGVWILVLILLYPLCKWYDRYKTAHKEKWWLSYL from the coding sequence ATGAAAGACCGGATTGAATCCATTGACGTACTCAGGGGACTTGCCATGGCCATCATGGCACTGGATCATGTGCGAGACTATTTTCACCTTACTGCCAACACGGATGATCCCCTGAATCTGAATACGACGACGGTGGCACTTTTTTTCACCCGATGGATCACCCATTTTTGTGCACCGGTATTTGTATTTCTCTCCGGAACTTCCATTTATTTACAATCACTCCGGAAGACGAAAAAGGAATTGAGTTTGTTTCTTATTAAAAGAGGTTTGTGGTTGATTTTTCTGGAGGTTGTGGTCGTCAGTTTTGGTTGGTCATTTAACCCCGCCTATCATGGTATATTTTTGCAGGTAATCTGGGCAATTGGAATCAGTATGGTTGTGCTGGGTCTGCTGATTAATTTACCATTTAATGCAATTTTTGTCTTAGGAGCATTGATTGTGCTTGGACACAATGGATTGGATTATTTAGAGTCCGCAGAAGGCTTTCAGGCCGGATTTTTTTGGAACCTATTTCATCACGGATTTTTTACCCCCTATTTTCTTGATGGAGATCATTATGTTTTAATCATCTATGCTTTTGTTCCCTGGACAGGATTGATGATGCTGGGCTATTGTTTTGGGAAATATTTCAGTTCCTTTTCGGAACCATCCATCCGGCGGAAGAAAATATTTGGTCTGGGTATTTTGTTGATTGGATTATTTGTATTGCTTCGTGGGATCAATCAATATGGAGATCCTCATCCATGGTCCTACCAGGATGATGAAGTTAAAAGTTTTTTGTCTTTTATCAATGTCAACAAATATCCTGCATCTCTGATGTTCATGAGTCTGATGATCGGATTGGGGATGATGGTACTGGCCTGGGTGGAGTCGGTAAAAAATATATTTACCGATTTTCTCAAGACAATTGGGCGTGTATCATTATTCTATTATTTGGTGCACATTTATCTCATTCACCTATTATCCACGATTAGTTTTTTTATGCGCGGCCATACGTTTGCGGAAGGCTATAATAAAGAATCTCACTTTCCATTTTATTTTTTGGTGCAGGGCGAAGGATATGGTTTGCCGGTGGTATATGGAGTGTGGATATTGGTATTGATCCTACTTTATCCGTTGTGCAAATGGTACGATCGGTATAAGACCGCACACAAAGAAAAATGGTGGTTGAGTTATTTGTAG
- a CDS encoding T9SS type A sorting domain-containing protein, whose amino-acid sequence MNSFYKISIIYISIITSISAQKHDFNWLFGYLDGPKRDSVFGHSMMTFNTQSGNPEIRFDKSKNIDLLTGNTPCISDFQGNYLFSFNGFELQDTKGKKVPISDSICYWLGDCYAFLQQSLIIPAPGSLNEFYIINIHDYDIVYNSIPELVGGNISYSKILVQNTDHIIVDRFAQVIKKDTFEAQKIIGCKHANGRDWWIIIPMPFINSYYKLLLTPNEIISYGEQITNQLDRIYGLGIAFFSPNGEYYCNVYTNRDGDYPISFLDFYHFDRCTGLLSNHQRKIFADRGYIPNSGNEPIVISSGAFSPDNKVLYVCENDSIMQYSISEAGTISEKLLIDVYDGFRSHLFNNITRPTFISELQLAPDGRIYGNSSYFDTRELHVINYPNKMGKNCDFAQHSIRLPAIKYNMPNFPNYRLGPIDGSDCDTLGIDNIPWAWWRYDQDTTRYRCFEFVDLSAYTPDESEPEWYWDFGDGRQSRDTSPIHCFEKDGIYEVCLIVKNKYGADTLCRTLNVGTLATNDKGKIVIKTDIFPNPASDHFVLNIHDYLPESMYIHLINSQGQTVLSERVYQGSNVIDTEQLPAGLYSVVLYERGVAVKTEKIVIIR is encoded by the coding sequence ATGAATTCATTTTATAAAATATCTATAATCTATATCTCAATAATTACATCAATATCTGCTCAAAAACATGATTTTAATTGGTTATTTGGATATCTTGATGGACCAAAAAGGGATTCTGTTTTTGGACATTCTATGATGACTTTTAATACTCAATCTGGAAATCCGGAAATTAGATTTGATAAATCAAAGAATATTGATCTGCTGACTGGAAACACTCCTTGCATCTCAGACTTTCAAGGCAATTATCTTTTTTCATTTAATGGTTTTGAACTACAAGACACAAAAGGAAAAAAAGTACCTATTTCAGACAGTATATGCTATTGGCTTGGTGATTGTTATGCTTTTCTGCAGCAAAGTTTGATAATACCAGCACCGGGTAGTCTCAATGAATTTTATATCATTAATATACACGATTACGACATAGTCTACAATTCCATTCCTGAATTGGTTGGTGGAAATATCAGCTACTCAAAAATATTGGTTCAAAATACCGATCATATTATCGTGGACAGATTTGCTCAAGTAATTAAAAAAGATACTTTTGAAGCTCAAAAAATAATTGGATGCAAACATGCCAATGGAAGAGACTGGTGGATAATAATTCCAATGCCCTTTATTAACTCATATTATAAATTACTTTTGACTCCCAATGAAATCATTTCTTACGGTGAACAAATTACAAACCAATTAGATAGAATTTATGGTTTAGGAATTGCTTTTTTTTCACCAAATGGAGAGTATTACTGTAATGTCTATACAAATCGAGATGGAGATTATCCTATTTCTTTTTTGGACTTTTACCATTTTGATCGTTGCACAGGATTATTATCCAATCACCAGCGTAAAATATTTGCTGATCGAGGATATATTCCAAATTCTGGAAACGAACCAATTGTTATTAGCAGTGGCGCTTTCTCGCCAGATAATAAAGTGCTGTATGTATGTGAAAACGACTCGATAATGCAATATTCTATCTCTGAAGCTGGCACTATAAGTGAAAAATTGCTCATAGATGTTTACGATGGCTTTAGATCCCATTTATTTAATAACATCACAAGACCAACTTTTATATCTGAATTACAATTGGCTCCTGATGGTAGAATTTATGGAAATAGTTCATATTTTGATACAAGAGAACTGCATGTAATTAATTATCCAAACAAAATGGGTAAGAATTGTGATTTTGCACAACATAGTATCCGTCTTCCAGCTATTAAATATAACATGCCTAACTTCCCCAATTACCGTCTCGGCCCCATCGATGGTAGTGATTGCGATACGCTCGGTATAGACAACATCCCATGGGCTTGGTGGCGCTATGATCAGGATACCACGAGATACCGATGCTTTGAGTTTGTGGATTTAAGTGCATATACTCCGGATGAATCTGAACCTGAGTGGTATTGGGATTTTGGTGATGGTAGACAAAGTCGAGATACTTCTCCAATTCACTGTTTTGAGAAGGATGGCATATATGAAGTCTGCCTGATTGTTAAGAATAAGTACGGGGCAGATACTTTATGTAGGACGCTGAATGTTGGAACTTTAGCAACTAATGACAAGGGAAAAATTGTGATTAAAACTGACATTTTTCCTAATCCTGCATCTGATCACTTTGTGCTAAATATTCATGACTATCTGCCCGAAAGTATGTACATACATCTAATCAATTCACAAGGACAGACCGTCCTCAGCGAGCGCGTATATCAAGGTAGTAATGTGATCGATACGGAGCAGTTACCGGCAGGACTTTACTCGGTGGTACTTTATGAGAGAGGAGTAGCGGTGAAAACAGAGAAGATTGTAATAATCAGATAA
- a CDS encoding PQQ-binding-like beta-propeller repeat protein, with amino-acid sequence MNVQSNFLGLFFLLLIAQFVNAQNWSTYGGGSNRNALSSMTGPSEIGTTLWNVASGNQTTLAQAIYSFGDRFVTSRIKFSPYSGLIECRRISNGVLLWTSPNIRSTSILYAIGFTEDAVYAHDYNNDSLYALSPENGLIKWRGKVKSQTFGAYPGVVYSCDGDLILNAPVASGNFTMRVDKHNGQVKWFNKELIAIGPAVGLAASRTTVYRITGGITIPIRLTAIDIETGKTKYSSAPIPGDGDQENPIMIGSDGTIYFWRDGGSFYAYEDTGSDFVKKWEYMPQVTTGVALSGNMAEAMDGNIYIFDNGYLKKISHSSGEVLEVSVVDLPKGSICVGVDSSVYVNDQEGKYYALTEDLQIVKWNLNLSGNHYCAPAILQEGVMVLAGGGFNIRAYQTAKALSPVADFRASVRRIRAGESIDFYDQSSYVPEKWNWEFEGAEIVFSDLQNPDGIRYLKPGIYKVSLQTENSLGSHMIAKDCYVEVLPATTVADVDKKMTIRLFPNPSHDVIYFDPPIQDESCRIFSMDGRIINEMRIQQNYMNVSMLDAGIYYLDLKDSRSRIRFVKF; translated from the coding sequence ATGAATGTACAATCAAATTTTTTAGGCTTATTTTTTCTTCTGCTTATAGCGCAATTTGTGAATGCACAGAACTGGAGCACCTATGGAGGAGGCAGCAACAGAAATGCGCTCAGCAGCATGACAGGTCCCAGTGAGATAGGTACAACATTATGGAATGTGGCCAGTGGAAATCAAACCACTCTTGCGCAAGCCATTTATTCATTTGGCGATCGGTTTGTTACCAGCCGCATTAAATTCAGTCCGTATTCCGGACTCATCGAATGCAGAAGAATTTCAAATGGGGTGTTGTTGTGGACATCTCCTAATATTAGAAGTACTTCTATCCTTTATGCCATAGGTTTCACAGAAGATGCGGTATATGCTCATGACTACAACAACGACAGTCTTTATGCACTCAGTCCGGAAAATGGATTGATTAAATGGAGAGGAAAGGTGAAGTCACAAACCTTTGGTGCGTATCCGGGTGTAGTGTATAGTTGTGATGGAGATTTAATACTGAATGCACCGGTTGCTTCAGGTAATTTTACCATGAGGGTGGATAAGCATAATGGTCAAGTAAAATGGTTTAACAAAGAATTGATTGCCATTGGACCTGCAGTTGGATTGGCTGCTTCCAGAACAACGGTGTATAGGATCACAGGAGGAATTACCATTCCCATACGACTCACTGCCATAGATATTGAAACCGGTAAAACAAAGTATTCATCCGCGCCTATACCCGGCGACGGAGATCAGGAAAATCCTATCATGATCGGAAGTGATGGTACGATTTATTTTTGGCGCGATGGCGGATCATTTTATGCTTATGAAGATACCGGAAGTGATTTTGTAAAGAAGTGGGAGTACATGCCACAGGTCACTACCGGTGTAGCACTTAGCGGAAATATGGCAGAGGCCATGGATGGAAATATTTATATTTTTGACAATGGTTATTTAAAAAAAATCAGTCATTCATCCGGAGAAGTTTTGGAGGTCAGTGTGGTGGATCTTCCAAAAGGAAGCATTTGTGTAGGGGTGGATTCAAGCGTTTATGTAAATGATCAGGAAGGAAAATATTATGCGCTCACCGAAGATCTACAAATCGTTAAATGGAATTTAAATTTATCGGGGAATCATTATTGTGCACCTGCCATATTGCAGGAGGGAGTGATGGTTTTAGCAGGTGGTGGATTTAATATCCGTGCCTATCAGACGGCAAAAGCGCTCAGTCCTGTGGCAGATTTTCGCGCCTCTGTCAGAAGAATCAGGGCGGGAGAATCCATTGACTTTTATGATCAATCATCGTATGTACCTGAAAAATGGAATTGGGAATTTGAAGGTGCGGAAATTGTGTTTTCAGATTTGCAAAATCCAGATGGAATTCGTTATCTCAAACCAGGAATATATAAAGTAAGTCTGCAAACAGAAAACAGTTTAGGAAGTCACATGATTGCAAAAGATTGTTACGTAGAAGTTTTGCCAGCAACAACTGTAGCTGATGTTGACAAGAAAATGACCATTCGTTTATTTCCAAATCCAAGTCATGATGTCATTTACTTTGACCCACCTATCCAAGATGAAAGTTGCCGGATATTTTCGATGGATGGAAGAATAATCAATGAGATGCGCATTCAACAAAACTACATGAATGTATCCATGCTTGATGCCGGCATTTATTACCTTGACTTAAAAGATTCAAGAAGTAGAATCCGATTCGTTAAATTCTGA